The genomic region CCTGCGCGGGTTCTGGTCGCGGATCGCGATCTTCCTGGGACTGGTCTTCGGGTACGGGCTCTCCTGGATCCTCGACCGCGTCCTGGGCAAGATCCACTCCACGGTGGGCGGCGGCGAGGCCGTGGACCACTGGCGCCTGGACCTCTCCGGGGTCGGCACGGCCGACTGGATCGGGCTGCCGTCCTTCCACGCTCCGCAGTTCGAGTGGTCGGCGATCCTGATCGCCCTGCCCGTGGTGATCGCGCTGATCGCCGAGAACGCCGGTCACGTCAAGGCCGTCGGGGAGATGACCGGCGACCCGCTGGACGACGAGCTCGGCACCGCCATCGCGGCCGACGGCGCCGCGTCCATGCTGTCCACGGCGGTCGGCGGGCCGCCGAACACGACGTACTCCGAGAACATCGGCGTCATGGCGGCCACCCGGGTCTACTCCACGGCGGCGTACTGGGCGGCGGCCGGGTTCGCGCTGCTCTTCGGCCTGTGCCCCAAGTTCGGGGCGGTCGTCGCCGCGATCCCCGGCGGGGTGCTGGGCGGCATCACCGTCATCCTGTACGGCATGATCGGCCTGCTCGGCGCCCAGATCTGGATGAGCGGCCGGGTGGATCTGCGCAATCCGCTGAACCTGGTGCCTGCCGCGGCGGGCATCATCATCGGCGTCGGCGGGGTGAAGATGCAGATCACCGACAGCTTCGAACTGGGCGGTATCGCGCTGGGCACGATCGTGGTGATCACCGGCTACCACACGCTGCGGTACTTCGCCCCGGCACACATGAAGGAGCAGGAGCCCCTGCTCGACGAGGGCACCTCCGCCTACGATGATCAGGACGGCCCGGACACGCCGCGTTGACGCGGTTTCGCCCGAACCGGCGAAGCGTACGGCCAAGTTCCCCGGATCCGGCCCGGCGCCTGCGACCCTGCCTCCCATGGAAGCGGTGCTGGCGCGGATGCGCGCCCTGGACGAGCGGCTCCCGCCGCAGGACGGTGTCGCCGTCTTCAACCGGGTCTACCTGACGGTGACGCAGACCCTGCACCGGCGGATCGAACACGGCGGGTTCCCGGCGCCGCGGCGGGCACAGACCCTCAGTGTGCGGTTCGCGGAGCGGTACCTGGCGGCGGTGGAGGCGGACCGGGCTCCGGCCTGCTGGCGGCCGCTGCTCCAGTACCGGCGCCACCCCGGGATCCGGCCGCTCCAGCACGCGCTGGCCGGGATCAACGCGCACATCGGCCACGACCTGGCGGTGGCGGTCGTGTCCACCTGCCGCGCCCTGGACTGCGAACCGGCCGCCCTCGAAGCCGATTTCGACCGGGTCGGCGACATCCTGGTCGCCCTGGAGGAGCACATCCGGGAAGAGCTGATGCCGGGCCCGGACCTCCTGGAGATCGCCGACCCGCTCACCCACCTGGTCGGCTCGTGGAGCCTGGAGCGCGCCCGCGCCGGTGCCTGGGCGGCGGCCCGCCTGCTGTGGACGCTGCGCCGCTCCCCCGACCTGGCCGAGGAGTTCCGGGAGTCCCTCGACGCGGGCGTCGGCCTGGTCGGCCGCTGCCTGCTGACCCCGGGCCGGCTCAGCCGCCTGTGACGGCGAACGGACCGCTGCCGCCGAAGGCCAGTTCCGCGAAGCGTTCGCCGATGCGGCGATGACCGGCCGGGTCCGGGTGGAGCCTGTCGGGCAGGGGCAGTTCGGCGAAGTCCGCTTCGCCGTAGAGGGCGCGGCCGTCGAGGTGGTGCAGGTTCGGGTCGTCGGCCGCCCGCTGCGCGGTGACGCGCGCCAGTTCGTCGCGGATGACGCCGAGCGTCAGCCGCCCGGCGGCCCGGTCCGCCGGGTCGCCGAGCGCCCGGAAGCGCAGCTCCCCGCCCTCGAAGTCCGGCCCGGTGGGACCCGGGGTGTCCTCGTGGATGGGACACAGCACGGGAGAGACGACCAGCAGCGGGGTGGTGGAGTGCCCCTCGCGGACGGTGTCGAGGAATCCGTGCACGGCCGGGACGAAGGCGCGTAGGCGCATCAGGTCGTGGTTGACCAGATTGATGCCGATCTTGAGGCTGATCAGGTCCGCGGGAGTGTCCCGGATGGCGCGCGCGGTGAAGGGGTCGAGCAGGGCGTTGCCGCCGAATCCCAGATTGACCAGCTCCACGCCGCCCAGGGCGGCAGCGAGCGCGGGCCAGGTGCCGGTCGGGTCGGCGGCGAAGGAGCCGTGGCTGATGGAGCTGCCGTGGTGCAGCCACACCCTGCGGCCGCGGTCGGGGAGGGCCTCGACCGGGGCGTCGGTGCGCAGGGCGATGAGCTCGGTGACCTCCGTATGGGGCAGCCAGATCTCGATGTCCTTCATCCCGGCGGGGAGCCCGGTGAACCGGACGGTGCCGGGCGGGCCGGGCCGCAGGACCGCGGACCCGGTGGCCATGTCGACGACGCTCACGTTGCCGCCCGCCACGCTGCCCCGGCCGGCCGGGCGGCCGTCGACGAGCAGCTCGTACACACCGTCCGGGCGGGCCGGGGCGCCCTGGTAGACCACCTTGGTGGGGAGCGCGTCCAGCTCGACGGCGCTGGCCCCGGTCCGGAAGGCGAGGCGCACCCCGGAGGGCTGGGCCTCGACCGCGGCCAGGTTCGCGTCGGGGAACTGCCCGCGCGCGCGGGCGGGCAGCCGGTGCGGGAGCACGCCGTGCGCGGTGCGTTCCACGTCGAGGGCGCCGCGCAGCAGGTGCGCCTCGACGGCGGTGGTGATCCATCGGGCCGTGCCGGCCTGGTCGGAAGGGGCGTTCATGCCCCCACCCTGCCGACCCCGGGCCCGCCCCGCACCCGCTTTACGCGGGCGGGCGCTCACGCCGGGCATGAGCGGGCATGAGCGGGCATGAGTACGGGCCGCCGCCGCGATGTTTGCGCGGGGGCGGCCCGTGGTCACGGGGTCCGGGGCGTGGGTGTCACCGCCGGAGTCCGGGAGGGGGAGGTCAGTCCTCCGGGAGTTCGACCGGGGCGATGTCGTCGTAGACGTCGCCCGGGCCCGGGTTGGTGGAGTCGGTCGTGCCGCCCAGGTGGTGCATGACGCCCCAGACCGCGTTCAAGGCGGTCTGGACGGCGCCCTCGGCCCAGCCTGCCGTCCAGGAGATGTCGTCGCCCGCGAGGAAGATGCCGCGCTTGTCCTCGGGGAGGCGGTCCTGCATGAAGTGGGTGAACAGGCGTCGCTGGTAGCGGTAGTGGCCGGGGAGGTTGGCCTTGAACGCGCCCATGAAGTAGGGCTCGTTCTCCCAGGACACGGTCACCGGGTTGCCGATGATGTGGCGGCGGATGTCGACCTTCGGGTAGATCTCGCCGAGGGACTTCAGCATGACCTCCATCCGCTCGCTCGCGGACAGCGGCAGCCACTTCAGGCTGTCGTCGCACCAGGTGTACGAGAGGCAGATGACGGCGGGCTTGTCCGGGCCGTTGTCCAGGAGGTACGTACCGCGCGTCATGCGGTCCGTGAGGGTCATCGACATGACGTCGCGACCGGTCTCCTCGTCCTTGTCCAGCCAGAACGGCCGGTCCACCGGAATGAAGAGCTTCGAGCTCTCCATGTAGTGGGTGCGCTCCATCGCGGTCCAGTGGTCGATCGGGAACAGCGAGTCGTCGCAGGCGATCTTGGACAGCAGCATCCAGGACTGCGCCGTGAAGATCGCGGCGCGGTACGTACGGATGTCGCCCGAGGAGTCGGTGACGGTGATGCGGTTGCCGGCCGTGCGGTGCAGGCGGGTCACCGCGGGGCGCGGGGTGCCCTCGTGCAGGGAGGACAGCGAGGTGCCCTGCGCCCAGTGGACGATCTTCTCGGGCTCGCGCTCCCACAGGCGCATCGGGAGCTGCTGCGAGCCGCCCACGATGCCGCGGTGGTGGTCGTCCGCCTCGGTGTAGACGACTCGGAGGATCTCCAGGATGGAGTTCGGGAAGTCGGTGTCCCAGCCGCCGGTGCCGAAGCCGACCTGGCCGAAGATCTCGCGCTTGCGGAAGGACTGGAAGGCCTCGGACTTGCAGAGGAAGCCGTAGAAGGTCTCGTCGTCGAGCTTCTCGACGAGCTTGGCCCAGATCTCGCGGATGCGCGGGACGTCCCGCTCGCGCATCGCGGTGTTCATGTCGGAGAAGTCGGCGCCCTCGTCGAGGCAGGCGTTCCACGCTTCGGCGACATCGCGGTAGATCTGCGGGAGGTCGGCGATGGTCTCGGCGTAGTGGGTCTCGCCCTTGAGGTCCACGACCGTCGAGGGGGTGGCCTCGGCGAGCGGGTTCGGGAAGGGCTCGGTGACCAGGCCGACGAGGTCGATGTAGTGCTGCAGGGCCGTGGAGGACGGCGGGAAGCGCATGGCGCCCATCTCCGCGGTCAGGCCCTCGGTGCCGGCGCCCTCGAAGCCGACGGTGCGCAGCCGGCCGCCGATCTGGTCCGCCTCGTAGACGACGGGCTTGAGGCCCATCTTCATCAGCTCGTAGGCCGAGATGATGCCGGACAGGCCGCCACCGATGACGGCGACCTCGGTGCCGTGCTCGGTCGCCGGTATCTGGCCGAGGCCCGCCGGGTGGGCGAGGAAGTCGTCGTACGCGTACGGGAAGTCCGGCCCGAACATGGTGATCGGGGGCTGTCCGTCGCTGTGCGGGACGGCGGTGGTGGGCACCGTGGACGTCATGGGGTACGACTCCTTGCGGGGGTGGGGCAGGGGGAGGGCGCTGGCGGGACTCAGACGAGGGAGGCGTAGAGCCCGGGGCGGCGGTCGCGCAGGTACGGATTGTTCTCGCGCGAGGCGGCCAGCAGCTCGGGATCGGCCTCGCCGAACACCAGCTCCTCGCCGCGGCCGGCCCGGGTCCGGGTGACCCCGTCGGGGCTCGCCAGGCAGCTGAGTCCGACGAACTCGAACTCGCCTTCCGGGCCGGTGCGGTTGACGTACGCGATGTACATCTGGTTCTCGAAGGCCCGTACGGGGACGAGCTGTTCGGCGACGAACTGGAACGGGTGCATCTGCGCGGTCGGCACCAGCAGGAAGTCGGTGCCGGCGAGCGCGTGCGCCCGGACGTTCTCGGGGAACTCCACGTCGTAGCAGATCATGATGCCGATGCGGAGGCCGTTCAGGTCCGCCTGGACGACGGGGGTGTCGCCGGGGGTGAAGGCTTCCTGCTCGAAGCAGCCGAAGAGGTGGGTCTTGCGGTAGTTCGCGAGCCGGGCGCCGTCCGGGCCGACGAGCTGCGCCGCGTTGTACACGGTGTCGCCGTCCCGCTCGGGGTAGCCGTAGAGGACCGCGATCCCGTGACGGCGGGCGATGCCGCCGATGACGTGGGCGGACTCGCCGTCGGCGGGCTCGGCGAGACCGGCGACGTCCTCGACCGCGAGGGCGTAGCCGGTCAGGAACATCTCCGAGGTCACGAGGAGCCCGGCCCCGCCCTGTGCGGCGCGCGCGGCGGCCTCGTCGAGCGCCTTGAGGTTCTCGGCGGTGTCGCCGAGCCGTCCGGAGCTCTGGAGGAGGGCGGTGCGCAGCGGGGGCATGGACTACCTCTGTGGCAGGAGGGGTGGGGTCCTTAGACGGTACGTTCGCGCGTTCGACCCGGACAAGCCGTGACCGTTGCGCTGCGCGCATCGATTCGTTGCGTGTTCCACCACTTGCCCGGAGATTCGTTGCGCGGCGTTCCGCGGGGGCCCTGCGGGCCTGGTGAGAGCCCCCGCGATCCCTCTCAGGAGCCCGTGCGGAAGGCCGGGTGCGAGGCCAGGAAACGGAGATCGTCGAGGATGTCGGGGGCGTGGTCGGAGACCACCCGGCCGCTCCAGGTGTCGACGAGGGCGGGGACGGTCCGGGTGCCGTCGAAGTGGTGGCCCGCCGCCTCGTACGCGAGGCGCAGCTCGGTGTGCCCGGGCGCTGCGGTGTCGTCGCCGAGGACGGTGGCGCCGACGGAGTCCTCGATGCCCAGCAGGGCGAGGGCACCCGTCACCTGCCGGGAGCGCGGACAGTCGGCGGAGAGGTACAGGCGGTAGCGGTGCGGGACGGGGGAGAAACCGGTCCCGATGCGGCCGCGGAGGGCGGGCGCCGGACCGGTTCGGGGCAGGACGGTGTACGACATGGCTCTCCTGGGGCGGGGCGCGCGGAAGTGGCCTGAGCGGGGCGGTGCTCCCGGCGGCGCGGGGCGCGGGCCGGGTCGCCCGTGTGGGTCCGAAAGAGGCTCAGCCTCGCGCGGTGAATGCGCTGCACACCCGCAGGAGGTCGATGTGCAGGCGCCGGGTCAGCCACCAGCGGCGGAGGGTCCCTGTGTCCACCGGTCCCGCCCCCGTCCCGTCCTCGCGAGGCCCGTCCCGCGGTCGTTAGGCTTCCCGGGGCGGGCGCCGGCCGTCGCGGCCGTCCCCCGCAGTCTCGTGGCGGCACATGGGGCCGTCAAGAAGGCGGTGACGGCCGGTTTCGCCGCCGCACCGACGGAAAGGGAGTTCCGCACCGATGTCCCCCGAGGTACCCGACGTACTCGACAACCCGGTCTGGGCCGCGCTGACCGGACCGCACCGTGCCTTCGCCGAGCACGGGCCCGCGGGCCTGGCCGCCCGCTACGCGCAGGACGCGAGCCCGTTCGCGGCGCTCGCCGACCCGCGGGACCCCCGCGCGTGGGCGGATCTTGCGGCGCTGGCCGGCCCCGGTGAGGGGGTCTGGGTGACCGGGCTGCTGACCCCGCCGCCGGGCTGGGAGACCGTGGCGGCGATTCCCGGCGTACAGCTGGACGGCCGGGGGGTACGGGCCGAGGCCGCGCCCGACGCGGCCGCGCTGGGGCCGGGCGACGTGCCGGAGATGCTGGAGCTGGTCGAGCTGACCAGGCCGGGCCCGTTCATGGACCGGACCGTCGAACTGGGCACGTACCTCGGGATCCGGCACGAGGGGCGGCTCGTCGCGATGGCCGGGGAGCGGATGCGGCCGGCGGGCTGGTCGGAGATCAGCGCGGTGTGCACGCACCCGGACCACCGGGGCCGGGGCCTGGCGGGCCGGCTGATACGGGCGGTCGCAGCCGCGGTACGCGAGCGCGGGGACAGCCCGTTCCTGCACGCGGCGGCGGAGAACACGGGGGCGGTGCGGCTCTACGAGTCGATGGGGTTCACCCTGCGGCGCCGGCCGGACTTCCTGGGGCTCCGTACGCCGGCCAAGGAGGCGTGACCCACGGGCCGTCGGCCACGGCGGGGTTTCGCGGGGCGTCCAGCGGTCAGACGCGGGACAACCCACGGAAAGGAACTGCCATGACCGACGTCTCACGCCTGCCCGGCGCCGCGCACCACTTCTGGCAGTGGCAGTCCCGGGCGGCCTGCCGCGATCTGGGCTCCGGCCGCTTCTTCCATCCCGCCGGAGAACGCGGCGAGGACCGGGAGGAGCGGGACGCCGCCGCCAAACGGGTCTGCGCGGGGTGCCCGGTGCGGGCCGCCTGCCTCGATCACGCGCTGCGCACCCGTGAGCCGTTCGGCGTCTGGGGCGGGCTCACGGAGGAGGAACGGCACGCCCGGCTCGCCGGGGTGGAGCCGGCTCTGCGGGCCTGAGCGGCGGCGGGGACGTGCCCTACTTCCCCGAGGCCGCTTGGCCGTGCGGGCCTGTCTACGCGGGCCTGGCTAGGCGGGCGCGCCCGAGGTGAAGCGGCGCAGGAGCGGGGAGAGGACCAGGACGGACTTGGTGCGTTCCACGAAGGGTTCGCCCGCGATGCGTTCCAGTACCCGCTCGAAGTGCCGCATGTCGGAGGCGAAGACCTGGACGAGGGCGTCCGCGTCGCCGGTGACGGTCGACGCGGACACCACCTCGGGGTACCGCTCCAGACCTCGCCGGATGTCGTCCGGCGAGGTGTTGTGGCGACAGTAGATCTCGATGAAGCCCTCGGTCTCCCAGCCCATCGCGGCGGGGTCCACGCGGACCGTGAAGCCGGTGATGGCGCCTTCGGCCCGCAGCCGGTCCACGCGCCGCTTCACGGCGGGGGCGGAGAGACCGACCTCGGAGCCGATGTCCGCGTAGGAGCGGCGGGCGTCCTCGGCCAGGGCGTGCACGATGCGTTCGTCGAGATCGTTCAGTCGCACTGCGGGTGGATCACTTCTCTGCTGTGGCCAGTGTGGAGCGGCGAATGCCGTACAGGAAGTAGACCACGAGGCCGACGGCCATCCAGACACCGAAGGCGACCCAGGTCGCGCCCGGCAGGCTGTACATCATGTAGGCGCAGGCGATGAAGCCGAGGATCGGCGGGACCGGGTACCACGCCACCTTGAAGGTGCGCGGCATGTCGGGCTTGGTGCGGCGCAGGATGACGACGGCGACGTTGACCAGGGCGAAGGCGAAGAGCGTACCGATGCTGGTCGCGTTGGCGAGCTCACCCAGGGGGATGAACGCGGCGAGGGCGCCGCAGAAGATGGAGACGATCACGACGTTGGCGCGCGGGGCGCCGGTCTTCTCGTCGACCTTGGCGAAGACCTTGGGGACCAGGCCGTCGCGGGACATCGCGAAGAGGATGCGGGTCTGGCCGTAGAGGACGGCGAAGACGACGGAGGCGATGGCGACCACGGCGCCGGCGGCGAGGACGACGCCCCAGACGCTGGTACCGGTCACGTTGGTCATGATCTGGGCCAGGGCGGCCTCGGTGCCCTCGAAGTCCTGCCACGGCATGGCGCCGACGGCGACGAAGGCGACGAGGACGTACAGGACGGTGACGATGCCCAGCGAGAGCATGATCGCGCGGGGCAGGTCCTTCTTCGGGTTCTTGGCTTCCTCACCGGCGGTGGAGGCGGCGTCGAAGCCGATGTACGAGAAGAAGAGCGTGGAGGCGGCGGCGCTGATGCCGGTGACGCCGAGCGGGGCGAGCGGGGCGTAGTTGCCGGACTTGATGCCCATGACGCCGATGCCGATGAAGAGCACCAGCGTGACGATCTTCACCGCGACCATGATCGAGTTGATCATGGCGCTCTCCTTGGCGCCGCGCATCAGGAAGACCATGGCGAGCAGGACCACGACCAGCGAGGGCAGGTTGATCCAGCCTCCCTCGCCGAGCGGGGCGCCGAGCTTCTCCGGGATGGTGATGCCTATGGTCCCGTCGAGGAGCTCGTTGAGGTACTGGCCCCAGCCGACGGCGACGGCCGCCACGGAGACGGCGTACTCCAGGACCAGGCACCAGCCGCAGATCCAGGCGATGAACTCGCCCATGGTCGCGTAGGAGTACGAGTACGAGGAGCCGGAGACCGGCACGGATCCGGCCAGCTCCGCGTAGGAGAGGGCCGAGAACAGCGCGGTCAGGCCCGCGATGATGAAGGAGATCGTCACGGCCGGGCCGGCCTTGGGGGCGGCCTCGCCGAGGACGACGAAGATGCCGGTGCCCAGGGTGGCGCCGATGCTGATCATCGTCAGCTGCCACATGGTGAGCGAGCGGCGCAGCGTGCCGCCCTCACCCTGGCCGCCCTCGGCGACCAGCTGCTCGACCGGCTTGCGGCGCAGCAAAGGATGGGCAGGCTTGCGGGGCTCGGAGGTGAGCGGTGGCGCCTGGCCGGTTTCGAGCACGGGGGGACTCCTTTGACACTGCGGGTGGGGATAAGGCGTCGACCGCAGCGGTCCTGAGCAGGAGCAGGCGCGCGGAAAGCGCGCCTGGGCATGGGGGACCGCCGAGCAGGCGGTCCGCGCCACTCCACGTACAGCGAGTGAGCCTACGAGCTGAGGGATAGCGCCCGTAATGCACCATCCTTGCACATTGGCGAATGATCGTTGCGCGGATCTGTCCCGGATGGCCCTTTGTTGCGCACGGATGATCGATCACTGCGCGGTAACGCTCCGCTTCCTTTTCTTGACAGTTCATCAGATCTGCCGCAGCGTGCCGCCGGGGCCGGGCGGCCCCACTGGTCCGCCCGCCGGCGGTCGATCCGGGCTCCGGCGGGGTACGGGTGAACCCGGCGGCCCGGGAGCGGGGCGGGGGCGCGGCGCCCGGCCGCGGATCCCGCACCCGGCGAACGGAGGAGACGCGTGAGAGGACCGAGCGGCGCCGACGAGGAGTGGCAGGACCCCGGACCCTTCCTGCGCGGAGTGGCCTGGCTGGACAAGGGGCGCCCGGTACGGGCCGACCCGGCCGACACCATGCGGCTGCCCTGGGACACCGGCGAGCGGGCCACCCTGCCCATAGGCGTCCGGCTGGAGTTCACCACCGAGACGGCGCGGGCGGTGGAGATCCGCTACCGGGCCACGGTTCCCGGTCCCACCGACGCCCTGCGCGACCTCTCGCACGGCTTCGCCCTGTGGGACCGGCACGGGGTGGTCCGCGAGGTGTTCACCGAACCGGCCGGCGAAGCCGTCGTACGGATCGAACTGCCCGGCGGTGCCGGCCCGTTCACCATCCAC from Streptomyces sp. NBC_00190 harbors:
- a CDS encoding uracil-xanthine permease family protein, coding for MGLGVRWTLHGDGRTPAPGAVVRPDERLSWPRTAGLGAQHVVAMFGASFVAPVLMGLDPNLAIMMSGVATVIFLLATRGRIPSYLGCSLSFVGVAAAIRASGGDSAVVTGSVFVVGAALFLAGLAVQRFGARIIHATMPPVVTGAVVMLIGFNLAPVTASTYWPQDQWTALLTMLVTGLALVCLRGFWSRIAIFLGLVFGYGLSWILDRVLGKIHSTVGGGEAVDHWRLDLSGVGTADWIGLPSFHAPQFEWSAILIALPVVIALIAENAGHVKAVGEMTGDPLDDELGTAIAADGAASMLSTAVGGPPNTTYSENIGVMAATRVYSTAAYWAAAGFALLFGLCPKFGAVVAAIPGGVLGGITVILYGMIGLLGAQIWMSGRVDLRNPLNLVPAAAGIIIGVGGVKMQITDSFELGGIALGTIVVITGYHTLRYFAPAHMKEQEPLLDEGTSAYDDQDGPDTPR
- a CDS encoding DUF5995 family protein, which translates into the protein MEAVLARMRALDERLPPQDGVAVFNRVYLTVTQTLHRRIEHGGFPAPRRAQTLSVRFAERYLAAVEADRAPACWRPLLQYRRHPGIRPLQHALAGINAHIGHDLAVAVVSTCRALDCEPAALEADFDRVGDILVALEEHIREELMPGPDLLEIADPLTHLVGSWSLERARAGAWAAARLLWTLRRSPDLAEEFRESLDAGVGLVGRCLLTPGRLSRL
- a CDS encoding GDSL-type esterase/lipase family protein, which translates into the protein MNAPSDQAGTARWITTAVEAHLLRGALDVERTAHGVLPHRLPARARGQFPDANLAAVEAQPSGVRLAFRTGASAVELDALPTKVVYQGAPARPDGVYELLVDGRPAGRGSVAGGNVSVVDMATGSAVLRPGPPGTVRFTGLPAGMKDIEIWLPHTEVTELIALRTDAPVEALPDRGRRVWLHHGSSISHGSFAADPTGTWPALAAALGGVELVNLGFGGNALLDPFTARAIRDTPADLISLKIGINLVNHDLMRLRAFVPAVHGFLDTVREGHSTTPLLVVSPVLCPIHEDTPGPTGPDFEGGELRFRALGDPADRAAGRLTLGVIRDELARVTAQRAADDPNLHHLDGRALYGEADFAELPLPDRLHPDPAGHRRIGERFAELAFGGSGPFAVTGG
- a CDS encoding flavin monoamine oxidase family protein: MTSTVPTTAVPHSDGQPPITMFGPDFPYAYDDFLAHPAGLGQIPATEHGTEVAVIGGGLSGIISAYELMKMGLKPVVYEADQIGGRLRTVGFEGAGTEGLTAEMGAMRFPPSSTALQHYIDLVGLVTEPFPNPLAEATPSTVVDLKGETHYAETIADLPQIYRDVAEAWNACLDEGADFSDMNTAMRERDVPRIREIWAKLVEKLDDETFYGFLCKSEAFQSFRKREIFGQVGFGTGGWDTDFPNSILEILRVVYTEADDHHRGIVGGSQQLPMRLWEREPEKIVHWAQGTSLSSLHEGTPRPAVTRLHRTAGNRITVTDSSGDIRTYRAAIFTAQSWMLLSKIACDDSLFPIDHWTAMERTHYMESSKLFIPVDRPFWLDKDEETGRDVMSMTLTDRMTRGTYLLDNGPDKPAVICLSYTWCDDSLKWLPLSASERMEVMLKSLGEIYPKVDIRRHIIGNPVTVSWENEPYFMGAFKANLPGHYRYQRRLFTHFMQDRLPEDKRGIFLAGDDISWTAGWAEGAVQTALNAVWGVMHHLGGTTDSTNPGPGDVYDDIAPVELPED
- a CDS encoding carbon-nitrogen hydrolase family protein; translation: MPPLRTALLQSSGRLGDTAENLKALDEAAARAAQGGAGLLVTSEMFLTGYALAVEDVAGLAEPADGESAHVIGGIARRHGIAVLYGYPERDGDTVYNAAQLVGPDGARLANYRKTHLFGCFEQEAFTPGDTPVVQADLNGLRIGIMICYDVEFPENVRAHALAGTDFLLVPTAQMHPFQFVAEQLVPVRAFENQMYIAYVNRTGPEGEFEFVGLSCLASPDGVTRTRAGRGEELVFGEADPELLAASRENNPYLRDRRPGLYASLV
- a CDS encoding GNAT family N-acetyltransferase, which produces MSPEVPDVLDNPVWAALTGPHRAFAEHGPAGLAARYAQDASPFAALADPRDPRAWADLAALAGPGEGVWVTGLLTPPPGWETVAAIPGVQLDGRGVRAEAAPDAAALGPGDVPEMLELVELTRPGPFMDRTVELGTYLGIRHEGRLVAMAGERMRPAGWSEISAVCTHPDHRGRGLAGRLIRAVAAAVRERGDSPFLHAAAENTGAVRLYESMGFTLRRRPDFLGLRTPAKEA
- a CDS encoding WhiB family transcriptional regulator; amino-acid sequence: MTDVSRLPGAAHHFWQWQSRAACRDLGSGRFFHPAGERGEDREERDAAAKRVCAGCPVRAACLDHALRTREPFGVWGGLTEEERHARLAGVEPALRA
- a CDS encoding Lrp/AsnC family transcriptional regulator, with product MRLNDLDERIVHALAEDARRSYADIGSEVGLSAPAVKRRVDRLRAEGAITGFTVRVDPAAMGWETEGFIEIYCRHNTSPDDIRRGLERYPEVVSASTVTGDADALVQVFASDMRHFERVLERIAGEPFVERTKSVLVLSPLLRRFTSGAPA
- a CDS encoding amino acid permease; amino-acid sequence: MLETGQAPPLTSEPRKPAHPLLRRKPVEQLVAEGGQGEGGTLRRSLTMWQLTMISIGATLGTGIFVVLGEAAPKAGPAVTISFIIAGLTALFSALSYAELAGSVPVSGSSYSYSYATMGEFIAWICGWCLVLEYAVSVAAVAVGWGQYLNELLDGTIGITIPEKLGAPLGEGGWINLPSLVVVLLAMVFLMRGAKESAMINSIMVAVKIVTLVLFIGIGVMGIKSGNYAPLAPLGVTGISAAASTLFFSYIGFDAASTAGEEAKNPKKDLPRAIMLSLGIVTVLYVLVAFVAVGAMPWQDFEGTEAALAQIMTNVTGTSVWGVVLAAGAVVAIASVVFAVLYGQTRILFAMSRDGLVPKVFAKVDEKTGAPRANVVIVSIFCGALAAFIPLGELANATSIGTLFAFALVNVAVVILRRTKPDMPRTFKVAWYPVPPILGFIACAYMMYSLPGATWVAFGVWMAVGLVVYFLYGIRRSTLATAEK